Proteins from one Thioflavicoccus mobilis 8321 genomic window:
- a CDS encoding polysaccharide biosynthesis/export family protein, which produces MSIECAAELGMACAPHPTARSNIDHHGPSVTLSSIARYRSLWLRERDADIARTYDPQGQLASSGPLGARLYLYQYPAPASPGIGPSFTIPARHHRIGLSMLRKVGILFFAMIAAAFLAQGCQSTGSVKDRLDDTGSPADGSVSADMIPAVRGLPPDPGPVSVYRIAPDDLLSITVFQVEELSSEQRVLASGEIYMPLVGAIEVAGLTPDEAQRRIAAKLEKNYLQNPQVRVSVEEAASQKVVVIGAVNAPGVYPIKGRTTLLQAIAQARGLNSIAADEEVVVFRGASQEDMKAYVVSFADVRSGKVRDPMLIGGDTVQVPESASAKFFKGLFGFIRGPSVPVPAY; this is translated from the coding sequence ATGTCCATCGAATGCGCCGCCGAACTCGGCATGGCGTGCGCACCGCATCCGACGGCTCGCAGCAATATCGATCATCACGGACCGTCGGTCACTCTATCCTCCATAGCCAGGTATCGTTCGCTGTGGCTGCGCGAGCGTGACGCTGACATTGCACGCACTTATGATCCACAAGGGCAGCTTGCCTCATCCGGTCCTTTGGGCGCGCGGCTATACTTGTATCAATACCCTGCACCGGCCTCCCCGGGCATCGGGCCATCCTTTACCATCCCAGCAAGGCACCACCGCATAGGTTTATCAATGTTGAGAAAGGTCGGAATTCTCTTCTTCGCGATGATCGCCGCGGCGTTTCTTGCCCAAGGCTGTCAGTCAACCGGCAGCGTCAAGGATCGTCTCGACGACACTGGCAGTCCTGCCGATGGTTCCGTCAGCGCCGACATGATCCCGGCGGTTCGCGGCCTTCCGCCGGATCCCGGCCCCGTGTCCGTTTACCGCATCGCCCCCGACGACCTACTCTCGATTACGGTCTTTCAAGTCGAAGAACTGAGCTCCGAGCAGCGCGTCTTGGCCTCTGGCGAGATATACATGCCATTGGTCGGAGCGATCGAGGTAGCGGGCCTGACGCCGGATGAGGCACAGCGGCGCATCGCCGCCAAACTCGAGAAGAACTATCTTCAAAATCCGCAAGTTCGTGTCTCTGTCGAAGAAGCCGCCAGCCAGAAGGTCGTCGTAATAGGCGCGGTAAATGCTCCCGGCGTTTATCCGATCAAAGGGCGGACTACCCTGCTTCAGGCGATCGCGCAAGCACGCGGTCTGAATAGTATCGCGGCAGATGAAGAGGTCGTCGTCTTTCGCGGAGCAAGCCAGGAAGACATGAAGGCGTACGTGGTAAGTTTCGCCGACGTTCGCTCCGGCAAGGTCCGAGATCCGATGCTGATCGGTGGCGATACTGTCCAGGTACCGGAGTCGGCTAGTGCCAAATTCTTCAAGGGCCTCTTTGGTTTCATTCGCGGGCCGTCAGTACCAGTCCCTGCCTACTGA
- a CDS encoding oligosaccharide flippase family protein encodes MTTDSPTAPTGPVSRTHALTTRLAALLGPAASLRGRLIRGGLGSLALKLGSTALGFLLAILLARTLGPEGCGVYAFVFAIVSLLAIPTQLGLPQLVVRETAKAQAAEQWGLMRGLWRWSTLAVWLFSTSVLLLAFAGASGSLVSASMT; translated from the coding sequence GTGACGACGGATTCACCTACCGCTCCAACCGGCCCGGTTTCGCGCACCCATGCACTCACCACGCGCCTCGCCGCCCTTCTCGGCCCTGCTGCGAGCCTACGCGGTCGCCTCATCCGCGGCGGCCTGGGCAGCCTGGCCCTTAAGCTCGGCAGCACCGCGCTGGGCTTCTTGCTGGCGATCCTCCTGGCCCGCACGCTGGGGCCGGAAGGCTGTGGCGTCTATGCCTTCGTCTTCGCCATCGTCTCCCTCCTGGCGATCCCCACCCAGCTCGGTCTTCCGCAACTCGTCGTGCGCGAGACGGCCAAGGCGCAGGCCGCCGAGCAATGGGGGTTGATGCGCGGCCTGTGGCGCTGGAGCACGCTGGCGGTGTGGCTGTTCTCGACCAGCGTCTTGCTGCTGGCCTTCGCGGGGGCCTCTGGCTCTTTGGTGAGCGCCTCGATGACCTGA